In Coleofasciculus sp. FACHB-1120, one genomic interval encodes:
- a CDS encoding Tat pathway signal protein, whose amino-acid sequence MTLNRRKFTRIALIGGASFAASSGIFFPKPSEAVIWGLALRGLTAPGVFGSLVRFAAGRVIRGALSGAFGPSQEELLQIQLADKDFIERRFTQNRTQFAQAESTIFWGQQRQDKWGPNVGFGFVQEYQDEISTAKISGPTMTGIHVASQFLAKQGLSPSEVAGSLMPVRSQFDDWGTWEGDNDPSIGASYGVGFTNYLTLLGEVTSRYDLIQPGRGGRGEVQLIVEAGGQPRRDIIVQVKFS is encoded by the coding sequence ATGACACTTAACCGACGCAAGTTTACTCGCATTGCACTTATAGGCGGGGCTTCTTTTGCAGCTAGTTCTGGTATTTTTTTCCCAAAACCATCTGAAGCAGTTATCTGGGGCTTGGCGCTGAGGGGATTAACAGCTCCTGGAGTTTTTGGCAGTCTGGTACGTTTTGCCGCTGGCAGAGTAATTCGAGGTGCATTATCCGGCGCATTTGGTCCTTCTCAAGAAGAACTTTTACAGATCCAACTAGCTGACAAAGATTTTATAGAGCGCCGATTTACTCAAAATAGAACTCAGTTCGCACAAGCTGAATCAACTATTTTCTGGGGTCAGCAAAGGCAAGATAAGTGGGGACCAAATGTCGGGTTCGGCTTTGTTCAGGAATATCAGGATGAGATTAGCACCGCTAAAATTTCTGGCCCTACGATGACAGGAATTCACGTCGCTTCTCAATTTCTGGCGAAACAAGGACTTTCACCTAGTGAGGTAGCAGGATCGCTTATGCCAGTGCGATCGCAGTTTGATGATTGGGGAACGTGGGAAGGAGACAACGATCCATCTATCGGTGCAAGTTATGGTGTGGGTTTCACAAACTACCTCACACTTTTAGGCGAAGTTACTTCTCGCTATGACCTCATCCAACCCGGTCGTGGTGGGCGTGGTGAAGTTCAGCTTATAGTTGAAGCTGGCGGTCAACCCCGCCGAGATATTATCGTTCAAGTTAAGTTTTCATAA
- a CDS encoding (2Fe-2S) ferredoxin domain-containing protein, producing MSCSKSILICQNRSCRKQGAAKVLAAFQASEVPGVTVTGSQCLGQCGNGPMVVVMPEEVWYNHVHPDEVPTVIERHLRGGKPVAAMLYRKFHQRS from the coding sequence TTGTCTTGCTCTAAAAGTATTTTAATTTGCCAAAACCGCAGCTGCCGCAAGCAAGGTGCAGCTAAGGTTTTGGCAGCTTTCCAGGCGTCTGAAGTTCCCGGCGTCACTGTAACAGGTAGCCAATGTTTAGGACAATGTGGCAATGGCCCGATGGTAGTGGTGATGCCAGAAGAGGTTTGGTACAACCACGTCCATCCTGATGAAGTGCCAACAGTGATAGAACGACATTTACGGGGTGGAAAACCTGTTGCAGCTATGCTTTATCGCAAATTTCACCAGCGTTCGTAG
- a CDS encoding folate-binding protein YgfZ: protein MPTSAIDGNFDDKSAAAIQAAREGVAVCDRSHWGRIQVSEGDRIRFLHNQSTNDFQRLKPGQGCDTVFVTSTARTIDLTTAYVMEDAVLLLVSPNRREKLMKWLDQYIFFADKVQLTDITDNTATFSLIGSGSDALLEQLGAGVMIGQPDGSHQQLTVGDTEVRVAVGSGLATPGYTLILSAADKETLWNTLAQAGAVPMSDRVWEHLRIEQGRPAPDLELTEDYNPLEAGLWQTISFEKGCYIGQETIARLNTYKGVKQHLWGVRLNAPADPGSVITIGEEKVGKLTSYTKTDQGSFGLGYIRTKAGGEGLKVQVGESQGELVAVPFVTHDYV from the coding sequence ATGCCTACATCTGCAATTGACGGCAATTTTGACGACAAGAGTGCAGCAGCTATCCAAGCGGCGCGGGAGGGGGTTGCTGTATGCGATCGCTCTCATTGGGGACGGATTCAAGTTTCCGAAGGCGATCGCATCCGATTTTTGCACAACCAGAGTACAAACGATTTCCAGCGACTCAAGCCAGGACAAGGCTGCGATACGGTTTTTGTCACATCCACAGCGCGAACGATTGACTTAACCACCGCCTATGTGATGGAAGATGCAGTCCTGCTGTTGGTTTCACCCAATCGGCGCGAGAAGCTGATGAAATGGCTAGACCAATACATTTTTTTCGCTGACAAGGTGCAATTAACCGATATAACTGATAATACTGCCACCTTCAGCTTGATTGGGTCAGGGAGTGATGCCCTATTAGAACAGTTGGGTGCGGGTGTCATGATTGGTCAACCTGATGGTTCTCATCAGCAATTGACAGTGGGGGATACCGAGGTGCGGGTAGCTGTGGGCAGCGGTTTGGCAACGCCGGGATACACTCTGATCCTCTCCGCTGCTGATAAGGAAACGTTGTGGAATACTTTAGCGCAAGCTGGGGCAGTGCCGATGAGCGATCGCGTTTGGGAACATCTGCGAATTGAACAAGGACGCCCCGCACCTGACCTTGAGCTAACTGAGGATTACAATCCTCTAGAAGCAGGCTTGTGGCAAACCATCTCCTTTGAAAAAGGCTGCTATATCGGACAGGAGACAATTGCCCGTTTAAACACTTATAAAGGAGTCAAACAACACCTTTGGGGTGTCCGACTCAACGCACCCGCCGACCCAGGAAGTGTAATTACGATTGGAGAAGAAAAAGTCGGCAAACTCACCAGCTACACCAAAACCGACCAAGGTTCCTTTGGACTCGGCTACATCCGCACCAAAGCCGGTGGTGAAGGGCTGAAAGTACAAGTAGGGGAAAGCCAGGGTGAACTCGTTGCGGTGCCATTCGTGACACACGACTACGTTTAG
- a CDS encoding glycosyltransferase family 39 protein, with protein MGDTIKVLAGRPEHTPLYYLMARFWVQWFGSDVAAIRSLSALISLLAFPCIYWLSKELFDASLVGLIAIALVAISPFHVLYAQEARQYSLWIVTILLSSAALLRAMRVKTKLSWGIYAATVSLGLYSHLFHALVAISHAIYVAVIERFRLSKTFIAYLISSALGALAFIPWVLVILTYLDRSNLQEATSWAYSHPSLSSLIKSWLISLSRIFFDLDRGWCFGLETSYCRYPLNLREPLLYLSLAFVILVGYSLDFLCKKTSQRAWLFILTLIGVTALAIALPDLVSGGQRSAMTRYFIPCLLGIQLTVAYCFAVQINSIAASIWQQKVWQFALVLLLSGGVLSCAVSSQSVAWWNKIHNYDTYSISHIINKAERPLLFYRFSDKFGTNGNYIMPIARLLEPKVQIQFLFQQKDIPQIPDNFSDVFIIQPNKTFRSNLNKQPNYTMKLVYDPRVELKPGFNMPTRSIWKIEKILKNN; from the coding sequence TTGGGTGATACAATTAAGGTTTTAGCAGGAAGACCTGAGCATACACCACTCTACTACCTGATGGCTCGATTTTGGGTGCAGTGGTTTGGTAGTGATGTAGCAGCGATCAGAAGTTTGTCGGCTTTGATTAGCTTGCTAGCCTTTCCCTGCATTTATTGGTTATCCAAAGAATTATTTGACGCATCGTTAGTAGGATTGATAGCGATCGCATTGGTAGCGATCTCACCCTTCCATGTTCTTTACGCTCAGGAAGCGCGGCAGTATAGTCTATGGATAGTGACTATCTTGCTATCAAGTGCGGCACTGTTGCGAGCAATGCGCGTCAAGACCAAACTTAGTTGGGGAATTTATGCAGCAACTGTATCGTTAGGCTTATATTCTCATTTATTTCATGCCTTGGTTGCAATTTCCCATGCCATCTATGTAGCGGTAATTGAAAGGTTCCGCTTAAGTAAAACGTTTATTGCCTATTTAATATCATCGGCGTTGGGAGCTCTAGCTTTCATCCCGTGGGTTTTAGTTATTCTTACCTATCTGGATCGGTCTAACTTGCAGGAAGCGACCTCATGGGCTTATTCGCATCCGAGCCTGTCATCTTTAATTAAAAGTTGGCTTATTAGTCTCAGCCGGATTTTTTTCGATTTAGATCGAGGCTGGTGTTTTGGTTTGGAGACTTCATATTGTCGGTATCCTCTCAATCTGCGCGAACCACTACTATATTTGAGTCTCGCATTTGTAATTTTGGTGGGATATTCACTTGATTTCCTCTGTAAGAAAACTTCTCAGCGGGCTTGGCTATTTATCTTGACTCTTATTGGAGTTACAGCGTTAGCGATCGCTCTACCAGATTTAGTTTCAGGAGGGCAACGATCGGCTATGACTCGCTATTTCATTCCTTGCCTCTTGGGAATTCAGCTAACTGTTGCTTATTGTTTCGCCGTTCAAATTAACTCTATCGCTGCAAGTATCTGGCAACAGAAGGTATGGCAGTTTGCTTTAGTTTTACTACTTTCGGGCGGGGTTTTATCCTGTGCAGTCAGCTCTCAATCAGTAGCTTGGTGGAATAAAATTCATAACTACGACACTTACTCGATTAGCCATATTATTAACAAAGCTGAGCGACCTCTTTTGTTCTATCGATTTTCCGATAAATTTGGCACAAACGGTAACTATATAATGCCTATCGCCCGTTTACTAGAACCAAAAGTACAAATTCAGTTTCTGTTTCAACAAAAAGACATCCCACAAATTCCTGATAATTTTAGTGATGTATTTATCATTCAACCTAATAAAACATTTAGAAGTAATCTTAATAAGCAGCCAAACTATACAATGAAGCTTGTTTACGATCCTCGTGTGGAACTAAAACCTGGCTTTAATATGCCTACTAGATCGATTTGGAAAATAGAAAAAATTTTAAAAAATAATTAA
- a CDS encoding NPCBM/NEW2 domain-containing protein produces MNKMKLIRKIAVVSAIYLAGAGIAEEVAHAQKPAFLLSNTCVKTSGRWGTSREEISVGKELFTSVMYITSGYYGGDGQPSSMTCRIRPAGSASKFKTLRLAFGIDDSARKGQVTVSVHLDGNQVASRTISSGEKELLLIDVSKASSLALETSCSSKCPVFVHVFQALLEPISSRPGQRR; encoded by the coding sequence ATGAATAAAATGAAGTTGATCCGTAAAATTGCCGTAGTTAGTGCGATATATCTGGCTGGTGCTGGAATAGCTGAAGAAGTAGCACACGCACAGAAGCCTGCCTTTTTACTGTCAAATACATGTGTTAAAACGAGTGGCAGGTGGGGGACATCTCGTGAAGAAATTTCTGTAGGTAAAGAACTTTTTACCTCTGTTATGTATATAACATCTGGTTATTATGGTGGGGATGGTCAGCCCTCCTCAATGACCTGTAGAATTAGACCCGCTGGCTCCGCATCTAAATTTAAAACACTACGGTTAGCATTTGGGATTGACGACAGTGCCAGGAAAGGTCAAGTCACAGTTTCTGTTCATTTAGATGGGAATCAAGTTGCGTCTCGAACCATTTCTTCTGGAGAGAAAGAATTGCTATTAATTGACGTTTCTAAAGCAAGTAGCCTTGCCTTAGAAACAAGTTGTTCTAGCAAATGTCCAGTTTTTGTTCATGTCTTCCAGGCACTTCTTGAGCCTATTTCTTCACGCCCAGGTCAGAGAAGATAA
- a CDS encoding glycosyltransferase family 39 protein: MIRKQEGSNGFYSKELRFFIAILLIIGFFFRFSNLDKKVYWGDESSTSRRISGYKIEEVKQEASHTGEISAKDLQKYQRPNGEKDLTDMITSLAATAEHPPLYFLLARFWAQMWGNSVAVMRSLPALISLLAFPCIYWLCVELFELPLVGWMATGLIAISPFHILYAQEARQYSLWTVAVLISSASLLRAMRVKTKSAWSIYAATLILGLYSHLFFLLTAISHGVYVFSLEKFRASKTFVSYLLASLAAILLFVPWLLIALANLSTVDEATEWTRSSFPIQSLVKTWILNLSRIFIDFNYSFKYRNFGLYIAIFLSLILVSYAIYFLCRQTEKRVWLFILTMVGVTAIALTLPDLISGGRRSGVARYLIPCYLAIEIAIAYLLAVKISSLSAEIWQRRLWQITTVVIITGGVLSCAVSSQAQEWWNKYNGCHYNEIAQIVNQATQPLFIWYNFPPLSLTYLLAPKVRLQSVFSQPLITPNEEIESKIPINYIADNFTDVFVNSKKALNAILDQEPSYQIKKVYEWEQQIDPVYITKATLWHLARKVNF, translated from the coding sequence ATGATAAGAAAACAGGAAGGGAGCAACGGTTTTTACTCAAAAGAGTTACGATTTTTTATCGCAATCTTGTTAATCATAGGTTTTTTCTTTCGATTTTCTAATCTTGACAAGAAAGTTTATTGGGGTGATGAGAGTAGCACTTCACGTCGGATTTCGGGTTATAAAATAGAAGAAGTTAAGCAGGAAGCTTCTCATACTGGTGAAATCTCTGCTAAAGATTTGCAGAAATATCAGCGCCCTAATGGTGAAAAAGATTTAACTGATATGATTACTTCATTAGCAGCAACTGCTGAGCATCCACCACTCTATTTTTTGCTAGCTCGATTTTGGGCACAGATGTGGGGGAACTCAGTGGCAGTGATGAGGAGTCTACCTGCTTTAATTAGTCTACTTGCGTTTCCTTGTATTTATTGGTTATGTGTAGAATTATTTGAGTTGCCTTTGGTGGGGTGGATGGCAACTGGACTGATAGCTATTTCACCATTTCATATCTTATATGCTCAAGAAGCGCGTCAGTATAGCTTGTGGACAGTAGCGGTTTTAATATCTAGTGCATCGCTTTTGAGAGCAATGCGAGTAAAAACAAAATCTGCCTGGAGTATTTACGCAGCAACCTTAATTTTAGGTCTTTATTCTCATTTATTTTTCCTATTGACTGCAATTAGTCATGGAGTTTATGTATTTTCGCTAGAAAAGTTTCGAGCAAGTAAAACATTTGTCTCCTATCTGCTGGCATCTTTAGCTGCTATCTTACTTTTTGTACCTTGGCTTCTGATTGCTCTTGCTAATTTATCAACAGTTGATGAAGCAACAGAGTGGACTCGATCGAGTTTTCCGATACAATCTTTAGTAAAAACGTGGATTTTAAATCTTAGTCGTATCTTTATTGATTTTAATTATAGTTTTAAGTATAGAAATTTTGGGTTATATATTGCAATCTTTCTGTCGTTAATTTTAGTAAGTTATGCAATTTACTTTCTTTGCCGTCAGACTGAAAAGCGCGTTTGGTTGTTTATCTTGACGATGGTTGGAGTTACAGCGATCGCATTGACACTACCAGATTTAATTTCTGGAGGAAGGCGCTCCGGCGTTGCTCGATATCTCATCCCGTGTTACTTAGCTATAGAAATAGCAATTGCCTACCTTCTTGCTGTCAAAATATCCTCGCTTTCTGCTGAAATATGGCAACGGCGGCTATGGCAAATTACTACAGTCGTAATCATTACGGGAGGAGTTTTATCTTGTGCAGTCAGTTCTCAAGCACAAGAATGGTGGAACAAATATAACGGTTGTCACTACAACGAAATTGCTCAGATTGTTAATCAAGCTACTCAGCCACTCTTCATCTGGTACAACTTCCCTCCTCTTTCTCTGACTTATCTGCTCGCTCCAAAAGTTCGACTCCAGTCAGTATTTAGCCAACCTCTCATAACGCCCAATGAAGAGATTGAAAGCAAGATACCTATAAATTATATTGCTGATAATTTCACTGATGTATTTGTTAATTCTAAAAAAGCTTTGAACGCTATTCTCGATCAAGAACCAAGCTACCAGATAAAGAAAGTATATGAGTGGGAGCAGCAGATAGATCCTGTTTACATCACTAAGGCTACTCTCTGGCACTTAGCTAGAAAAGTTAATTTTTGA
- a CDS encoding glycosyltransferase family 39 protein, whose protein sequence is MLRYVQKENNAKQLKVKLLPIKFKITCLNIKRAKMIKNSSFKICLSIFCFFWAFFALTNCGFDYAEGSFHYKLAEHIVTTGELGFDTPQEGIFSIAPNGRTYASQEIGNTIFFLPTAFFNVILERILSPFTTVKAISITKEFIRSFQPGFYSALTITAFFGILRFQFGQAILPSFLATLSLAISTYFWTYTRESFDGVLCSTLLTTSFLLLLNFRNNKKNQYLILAFICLGFSLITRISMILAIVASLGYLVLISRPSLISRVKNVATALLIIFPFLVWQSWYNHLRTGFFHLSPVQTDAKYLANNALDGNIFIGLTGLLLSPGKSLFIYAPLLILSVVLFRKFFKEHKKEALYILVLTIAWFLLHARLRSWYGGGGWGPRYLVTIIPILFLPFATNMEYVLQRTSLRLSAIFLAGFGFIISLSSIISHWYWRLEFARKDEVAYVWKFSNSQSLDMLKSAARNLLTSFKIATHSPGIQNQNLWYLNSGIEAYGSHTVNLWPNSLVFIGIPWYLVATSVAFLLLMMYLSIRKIFNLEVISKMAD, encoded by the coding sequence TTGCTACGTTATGTACAAAAAGAGAACAATGCCAAGCAGTTAAAAGTTAAACTATTACCGATAAAATTTAAAATAACTTGCCTCAATATAAAAAGAGCCAAAATGATTAAAAACTCAAGCTTTAAAATTTGTTTAAGCATATTTTGTTTTTTCTGGGCATTTTTTGCTCTTACTAATTGCGGATTTGATTATGCAGAAGGCTCCTTTCACTACAAACTTGCAGAGCATATTGTTACTACAGGAGAACTAGGTTTTGATACTCCACAAGAGGGAATTTTTTCAATAGCGCCCAATGGGAGGACCTATGCTTCCCAAGAAATTGGAAATACAATATTTTTTCTACCCACTGCCTTTTTTAATGTAATTTTAGAAAGAATTTTATCTCCTTTCACTACGGTGAAAGCTATATCTATAACGAAAGAATTTATACGTTCGTTTCAACCTGGATTTTATTCGGCGCTTACAATCACTGCTTTTTTCGGTATCTTGCGGTTTCAGTTTGGTCAAGCTATCTTACCCAGCTTTCTAGCAACCTTGTCTCTAGCTATTAGCACTTATTTTTGGACTTATACTAGGGAATCCTTTGATGGAGTTCTCTGTTCTACATTATTGACTACATCTTTTCTGTTGTTATTAAATTTTAGAAACAACAAAAAAAATCAATATTTAATATTGGCTTTTATTTGTTTGGGGTTTTCTTTGATTACCAGGATCTCAATGATTTTAGCTATAGTAGCTTCACTTGGTTATCTAGTGCTTATTAGCAGACCATCTTTAATAAGCCGAGTAAAGAATGTCGCTACTGCATTACTGATAATCTTCCCTTTTTTAGTATGGCAATCTTGGTATAACCATCTAAGAACTGGATTTTTCCACCTTTCTCCGGTTCAAACAGATGCCAAGTATTTGGCTAACAATGCGTTGGATGGAAATATTTTTATAGGATTAACAGGTCTTTTGCTGAGTCCTGGAAAAAGCCTATTTATATATGCTCCTTTATTAATCCTATCTGTTGTTCTATTTAGAAAATTTTTTAAGGAGCATAAAAAAGAAGCTTTGTATATATTGGTACTTACAATAGCTTGGTTTCTACTCCATGCAAGGTTGAGGAGTTGGTATGGTGGTGGGGGATGGGGTCCCCGTTATCTAGTGACTATCATACCCATTCTCTTTTTGCCCTTTGCAACTAATATGGAATATGTTTTACAAAGAACCTCCTTAAGGCTCTCAGCAATTTTTCTAGCTGGTTTTGGTTTCATTATCTCATTGTCATCAATTATTTCACATTGGTACTGGAGACTAGAATTTGCTCGAAAAGATGAAGTAGCCTATGTCTGGAAGTTCTCAAATAGCCAGTCATTGGATATGTTGAAGAGTGCAGCGAGAAATCTTCTCACTTCTTTTAAAATTGCTACCCATTCTCCAGGAATTCAAAACCAAAATTTATGGTATTTAAATTCTGGCATAGAAGCATACGGTAGTCATACTGTAAATCTCTGGCCTAACTCTCTTGTATTTATCGGTATTCCTTGGTATCTAGTAGCGACTTCAGTTGCTTTTTTATTGTTGATGATGTACCTATCTATTCGGAAAATTTTCAATCTGGAAGTTATTAGCAAAATGGCAGATTAA
- a CDS encoding DUF389 domain-containing protein, protein MLKNIHWKWSKYRRWRQKAQQELGVQREGLLEESTMDLNYIVLIIGSCAIATLGLLTNSAAVIIGAMIVAPLMFPIRGLAFAALEGDVILFRKGLVAVVVGTCLAIVLAMLLGSFVGLPEFGSEVLSRSKPTLLDLGIAVAAGGISGFAKVQPKISGTLAGTAIAVALMPPICVIGLGLAQANWSLSLGAALLYMTNLLGITLACMLTFLLSGYTPLAKARKALSWTLALTAILLIPLGISFVELLRQARLEASLKQALLKNTITFQRVELVKTESNWLTNPPEVYLTVRAQQVLTPKQVRLLEEFVAKKMGQPFTLIFQVSQVETVQREEPASSPSSPQP, encoded by the coding sequence TTGCTAAAAAATATTCATTGGAAGTGGTCGAAATATCGGCGATGGCGACAAAAGGCACAGCAGGAGTTAGGCGTGCAGCGAGAGGGGCTGTTGGAAGAATCCACGATGGATTTGAACTACATCGTGTTGATTATTGGTTCCTGCGCGATCGCAACTTTGGGATTGTTGACTAACAGTGCGGCTGTCATTATTGGTGCGATGATTGTTGCCCCGTTGATGTTCCCCATTCGAGGATTAGCCTTTGCCGCTTTAGAAGGCGACGTGATTCTGTTTCGCAAAGGCTTGGTTGCGGTCGTTGTGGGGACGTGTCTGGCGATTGTTTTAGCGATGCTTCTGGGTTCTTTTGTTGGACTCCCAGAATTTGGCAGCGAAGTGCTGTCTCGCTCTAAACCGACTCTACTCGATTTGGGAATTGCTGTAGCCGCTGGGGGCATTAGTGGCTTTGCGAAAGTGCAGCCCAAAATTTCTGGGACTTTGGCGGGGACAGCGATCGCTGTGGCACTGATGCCTCCGATTTGTGTCATCGGTTTGGGGCTTGCCCAAGCGAATTGGTCGCTGAGTCTGGGTGCAGCGCTGCTGTACATGACGAACTTGCTGGGGATTACTCTTGCCTGTATGCTGACTTTTTTATTGTCAGGCTATACCCCCCTAGCGAAAGCAAGGAAAGCCCTAAGTTGGACGCTTGCCTTGACGGCGATACTTTTGATTCCTTTAGGGATCAGTTTTGTAGAATTACTCCGGCAAGCCCGACTGGAAGCGAGTTTGAAGCAGGCGCTACTGAAGAATACGATTACTTTTCAGCGAGTAGAACTGGTTAAAACTGAGTCCAACTGGTTAACGAACCCCCCTGAAGTTTATCTCACTGTTCGCGCTCAGCAAGTTTTAACCCCTAAACAAGTGCGGTTGTTGGAAGAGTTTGTTGCCAAAAAGATGGGTCAACCTTTTACCTTGATTTTTCAAGTTAGTCAAGTTGAAACGGTACAACGAGAAGAGCCAGCCTCGTCACCCTCTTCACCTCAACCTTAA
- a CDS encoding DCC1-like thiol-disulfide oxidoreductase family protein — MASTQQKSKAIFTSKLEQLFGLDLRSLALFRIGLALVVLADLIIRAGDLTAHYTDAGVMPRSLLATILKPWYWSVHALGGQTWFQVILFLLAGFVALALLVGYRTRLAAIATWALMVSLHNRNPALIFAADDVLRALLFWSMFLPLGAYYSMDSALNTSTQKLPKRILSGATLALTLQQCFIYIFSAAFKAKSPLWWPNGSAVYYALSFDQYATPFGQFLLSLPSALLVLLTFSALSLEAIGPLFLFVPFRTSFFRCCAIISFILLHIGFGLSFVLGIFPFLSTASWLAFIPTEVWDSVSKRLYTPERAGLQIYYDADCGFCKKVVHLIRTFLILPAQTPLLLAQDDPSIFADMQAKNSWVVVDWQGNRHFKWEAIAYVCSLSPIFKPLVPLLKWGPVMSVGTKFYETIASNRRAAGNFTKPFKFRPLEVRSSRPMNIVTLLLLAYVTIWNFRSFSPEKFNRKALNSIDWISRILRVDQSWSIFAPAPPRDDGWHVIPGKLQDGTEVDVLRNGDPVSWEKPSRKMRNTLYRNMQWRTYFINLNRAIGKKLYPYYGQYLCRDWNARHQGSKQLDNFEIDFMTERTVPPGQPQNVENKPAWQQSCSQNPELNK, encoded by the coding sequence ATGGCTTCTACTCAGCAAAAATCTAAAGCCATCTTTACTTCCAAGCTTGAGCAACTGTTTGGGTTAGACCTGCGATCGCTAGCCCTGTTTCGGATTGGCTTGGCGCTGGTTGTGCTTGCCGATTTAATCATTCGGGCGGGGGATCTGACAGCACATTATACCGATGCTGGGGTGATGCCGCGATCGCTACTAGCTACTATCTTAAAACCTTGGTATTGGTCAGTTCATGCGCTGGGCGGTCAAACCTGGTTTCAAGTTATTCTGTTTTTGTTGGCTGGATTCGTGGCTTTAGCGCTGTTGGTGGGATATCGAACTCGGTTGGCAGCGATCGCAACTTGGGCACTGATGGTATCTCTCCACAACCGGAACCCAGCTTTGATTTTTGCGGCGGATGATGTACTTCGCGCCCTGCTTTTCTGGTCAATGTTTTTGCCCTTGGGTGCTTATTACTCTATGGATAGTGCCCTGAATACATCCACCCAAAAATTACCCAAGCGTATCCTCTCCGGTGCCACCCTAGCACTGACGCTACAGCAATGCTTTATCTACATCTTTTCGGCGGCTTTTAAAGCGAAGAGTCCGCTTTGGTGGCCTAATGGCAGTGCGGTTTACTACGCTTTGAGTTTCGACCAATACGCTACACCCTTTGGTCAATTCCTACTTAGTTTACCTTCTGCACTTTTAGTCCTGCTCACCTTTAGCGCCCTATCGTTGGAAGCAATCGGTCCCCTGTTCCTCTTCGTTCCCTTCCGTACCAGCTTTTTCCGCTGCTGTGCAATCATCTCGTTTATCCTCTTACATATCGGGTTTGGCTTGTCGTTTGTGCTGGGGATTTTCCCTTTTCTCAGTACAGCCAGCTGGCTAGCTTTCATCCCAACTGAAGTGTGGGACTCGGTATCTAAGCGGCTGTATACTCCAGAAAGAGCCGGACTCCAGATTTACTACGATGCCGACTGCGGCTTCTGCAAGAAGGTTGTCCACCTGATTCGCACTTTCTTGATATTGCCTGCACAGACGCCACTGCTTTTAGCTCAGGACGATCCCTCGATTTTTGCAGATATGCAAGCGAAAAATTCTTGGGTAGTCGTGGATTGGCAAGGAAACAGGCATTTTAAGTGGGAAGCGATCGCCTACGTCTGTAGTTTATCCCCAATATTTAAACCACTGGTTCCCCTTCTCAAATGGGGACCCGTAATGTCTGTAGGAACGAAATTTTACGAGACAATTGCATCTAACCGTAGGGCTGCTGGTAACTTCACCAAACCCTTCAAGTTCCGTCCCCTTGAGGTGCGTTCTTCACGACCGATGAATATAGTGACGTTACTCTTGCTAGCTTATGTCACTATCTGGAACTTCAGAAGTTTTTCCCCGGAAAAATTTAATCGAAAAGCATTAAATTCGATTGACTGGATTAGCCGCATTTTGAGGGTAGACCAATCTTGGAGCATTTTTGCCCCTGCTCCCCCCAGAGATGATGGTTGGCACGTAATCCCAGGCAAGCTTCAAGATGGAACTGAAGTCGATGTTCTGAGAAATGGCGATCCTGTGAGTTGGGAGAAGCCGAGTCGAAAGATGCGAAACACCCTCTATCGAAATATGCAATGGCGCACCTATTTCATAAATCTCAATCGCGCCATCGGCAAAAAGCTTTATCCCTACTATGGGCAATACCTCTGCCGCGACTGGAACGCTCGGCACCAAGGTTCAAAACAACTAGATAACTTTGAAATTGACTTTATGACCGAGAGAACCGTGCCACCCGGTCAACCTCAAAATGTTGAAAATAAGCCCGCTTGGCAGCAATCCTGCTCTCAGAATCCCGAACTAAACAAGTGA